A single genomic interval of Flavobacteriales bacterium harbors:
- a CDS encoding CusA/CzcA family heavy metal efflux RND transporter — MIDRIIRFSIHNKAIIGLFTLVLVLYGAYSLTQLPIDAVPDITNNQVQVITTTPTLAAQEVEQFVTAPIERAMASLPDLVEIRSISRFGLSLVTIVFDEDVDVYFARTLVDQRLGEAAALIPPGVGTPTMAPVSTGLGEVYQYVLHPKEGYEGTFSPSELRTIQEWIVVRQLLGTPGVAEVNSYGGEVKQYEVSVDPKRLQSMGVTIGELLLALESNNENTGGAYIEKRPNSYSIRGEGLLRTLDDIRKVVVKIPPGGVPLLVGDVAEVGFGAAPRYGALTRNGEGEAVGGTVMMLKGGNSAEVVKAIEARIPNVQKALPEGLMIEPYLVRSELVGRAIGTVKTNLIEGALIVIFVLVLFLGNWRAGLIVASVIPLCMLFAIILMNAFGVSGNLMSLGAIDFGLIVDGAVIIVEATLHHLHARFKGRILTREEMDREVFVSASKIRTSAAFGEIIILIVYIPILTLVGIEGKMFRPMAITVSFAILGALLLSLTYVPMMSALVLPRNTAHKPNFSDRMMDRFQKWYDPIIGFALRNRIKTVGVAVALFISSVFLFARMGGEFIPTLEEGDFAFHSILPQGASLSQSIANNAKVEKILLQFPEVKQVVGRTGSAEIPTDPMPPEATDLMIILKDKDEWTTAHDREALQDTMLQALRQVPGVFYEATQPIQMRFNELMTGIRQDVAVKIYGENMDTLAVIANKVAAIIGEVQGAGEPQVEKVVGLPQITITYDRARVAQYGLNIRELNRTVRTAFAGEATGVIYENERRFDLVVRLGDQQRQSIDDVRTLFVALPGGGQIQLQQVADVSLTPGPAQISREDAKRRIAVGVNIRGRDVESFVEELQGRIDAEVPMPAAYYYTFGGTFENLQAASKRLMLAVPIALALIFLLLFFTFNSVKRALLIYTAIPMSAIGGVLALMARGMPFSISAGVGFIALFGVAVLNGIVLIATFDQLEKEGISDLKERVLKGTRTRLRPVLMTAAVASLGFLPMALSGNAGAEVQRPLATVVIGGLITATALTLMVLPVLYLLFMGGGRRRNDANGGKANAPLIVATVLLIMIGGTSSAQEPMPMDTAIARALRTHPSMTAAELRVQEQDALRGTAFGLQPLNAQFSHGQTQGPYPKDIILEANTGFAFPTTIARRAAYLKESLHLAENEKLNTAAYVKESAGGAYLQWAMGLEQVRILQQLDSAYASMAAFALQRFELGETGRLESTSAQSRAEQVKVRLRQAQADLVAYQVEVERWTGPLSGAVPVPEELLNTARAPDPGGGNDPLLLSLQQRTQVAEAEWKLQRSQWAPSLQGGGFYQTFDGTSPFSGFLIGASIPLPGSGQGGRTSAARLRSEIAAQELEAARRQRSSERATTQAQLTQLRESLAFYESTGAALGATLRDDALRAYRAGEADYFQFTQGIEQAFQLNAEHLRVRYELALTVLHLRALNGL, encoded by the coding sequence ATGATCGACAGGATCATCCGGTTCTCCATACACAACAAGGCCATCATCGGGCTCTTCACGCTCGTGCTGGTGCTTTACGGGGCGTACTCGCTCACGCAATTGCCGATCGATGCGGTACCCGACATCACCAACAACCAGGTGCAGGTGATCACCACCACGCCTACGCTGGCCGCGCAGGAGGTGGAACAGTTCGTTACCGCGCCCATCGAGCGGGCCATGGCCAGCCTGCCCGATCTGGTGGAGATCCGCTCCATCAGCCGCTTCGGGCTAAGTCTTGTGACCATCGTATTCGATGAGGACGTGGACGTGTACTTCGCCCGCACCTTGGTGGACCAGCGCCTGGGCGAGGCCGCCGCACTGATACCGCCCGGGGTGGGCACACCGACCATGGCCCCGGTAAGCACCGGGTTGGGCGAGGTGTACCAATACGTGCTGCACCCCAAGGAAGGGTACGAGGGCACCTTCAGCCCCAGCGAGCTGCGCACCATCCAGGAATGGATCGTAGTGCGGCAGCTGTTGGGCACACCCGGTGTGGCCGAGGTGAACAGCTACGGCGGCGAGGTGAAGCAGTACGAGGTGAGCGTGGACCCCAAGCGCTTGCAAAGCATGGGCGTCACCATCGGTGAGCTACTGCTCGCGTTGGAGAGCAACAACGAGAACACCGGCGGCGCCTACATCGAGAAACGGCCCAACAGCTACAGCATCCGGGGCGAAGGACTGCTGCGCACGCTGGACGACATCCGCAAGGTGGTGGTGAAGATCCCGCCCGGCGGTGTGCCGCTCCTGGTGGGCGATGTGGCCGAGGTGGGCTTCGGTGCGGCCCCGCGCTACGGTGCGCTCACCCGCAATGGCGAAGGCGAAGCGGTGGGCGGCACGGTGATGATGCTGAAGGGTGGCAACAGCGCCGAAGTGGTGAAGGCTATTGAAGCGCGCATACCGAACGTGCAGAAGGCCCTGCCGGAAGGGCTGATGATCGAACCCTATCTGGTGCGCAGCGAACTGGTGGGGCGGGCCATCGGCACGGTGAAGACGAACCTGATCGAGGGCGCGTTGATCGTGATCTTCGTGCTGGTGCTCTTTCTAGGAAATTGGCGCGCGGGCCTCATCGTGGCCTCGGTGATCCCACTGTGCATGCTCTTCGCCATCATCCTCATGAACGCCTTCGGCGTCAGCGGCAATTTGATGTCGCTTGGTGCCATCGATTTCGGATTGATCGTGGACGGCGCCGTGATCATCGTGGAGGCCACCCTGCACCACCTGCATGCGCGCTTCAAGGGAAGGATCCTTACCCGCGAGGAGATGGACCGCGAGGTTTTCGTGAGCGCCAGCAAGATCCGGACGAGCGCGGCCTTCGGCGAGATCATCATCCTGATCGTGTACATCCCCATCCTCACACTGGTGGGCATCGAGGGCAAGATGTTCCGCCCCATGGCCATCACCGTCAGCTTCGCCATCCTGGGTGCCCTGTTGCTCTCGCTCACCTATGTGCCCATGATGAGCGCGCTGGTGCTGCCGCGCAACACGGCGCACAAACCCAACTTCAGCGACCGCATGATGGACCGTTTCCAGAAGTGGTACGATCCCATCATCGGCTTCGCCTTGCGCAACCGGATCAAGACCGTGGGTGTGGCCGTGGCGCTCTTCATCAGCTCGGTCTTCCTGTTCGCACGCATGGGCGGCGAGTTCATTCCCACCTTGGAAGAGGGCGACTTCGCCTTCCACAGCATCCTGCCGCAGGGCGCATCGCTCAGCCAGAGCATCGCCAACAACGCCAAGGTGGAGAAGATCCTGCTGCAATTCCCGGAGGTGAAGCAGGTGGTGGGACGCACCGGCAGCGCCGAGATCCCCACGGACCCCATGCCCCCCGAAGCCACGGACCTCATGATCATCTTGAAGGACAAGGACGAATGGACCACCGCGCACGACCGCGAGGCTTTGCAGGACACCATGCTGCAAGCCTTGAGGCAGGTACCCGGCGTGTTCTACGAAGCCACCCAACCCATCCAGATGCGCTTCAACGAATTGATGACCGGCATACGGCAGGACGTGGCCGTGAAGATCTACGGTGAGAACATGGACACCCTCGCGGTGATCGCGAACAAGGTGGCGGCGATCATCGGCGAAGTGCAAGGTGCGGGTGAACCGCAGGTGGAAAAGGTGGTGGGCCTGCCACAGATCACCATCACCTATGATCGTGCACGGGTAGCGCAGTACGGCCTCAACATCCGCGAACTGAACCGCACCGTGCGCACGGCCTTCGCGGGCGAGGCCACCGGCGTCATCTACGAGAACGAGCGCCGCTTCGATCTGGTGGTGCGCCTCGGTGACCAACAGCGGCAGAGCATCGACGATGTGCGCACCCTCTTCGTGGCGCTGCCCGGTGGCGGACAGATCCAGTTGCAGCAGGTGGCCGATGTGTCCTTGACACCCGGCCCGGCCCAGATCAGCCGGGAGGATGCCAAGCGCCGCATCGCCGTGGGCGTGAACATCCGTGGCCGTGACGTGGAAAGCTTCGTGGAAGAGCTCCAAGGCCGCATCGATGCCGAAGTGCCAATGCCCGCGGCCTACTACTACACCTTCGGCGGCACCTTCGAGAACCTGCAGGCAGCTAGCAAACGCCTGATGCTGGCGGTGCCCATCGCGCTGGCCCTCATCTTCCTGCTGCTCTTCTTCACCTTCAACAGCGTGAAGCGCGCCCTGCTGATCTACACCGCCATCCCCATGAGCGCCATCGGCGGTGTGCTTGCGCTCATGGCGCGCGGCATGCCCTTCAGCATCAGCGCGGGCGTGGGCTTCATCGCGCTCTTCGGCGTGGCGGTGCTCAACGGCATCGTCCTCATCGCCACCTTCGACCAACTGGAAAAGGAAGGCATCAGCGACCTGAAGGAGCGCGTGTTGAAAGGTACCCGCACACGGCTGCGTCCCGTGCTGATGACGGCGGCGGTGGCCTCGCTCGGTTTCCTGCCCATGGCCTTGAGCGGCAACGCGGGCGCGGAAGTGCAACGCCCCCTGGCCACGGTGGTGATCGGTGGCCTCATCACCGCCACGGCCCTCACCCTCATGGTGCTGCCGGTGCTCTATCTGCTCTTCATGGGCGGAGGCAGGAGGCGCAACGATGCCAATGGCGGCAAGGCGAACGCACCGCTGATCGTCGCGACCGTGCTGTTGATCATGATCGGCGGCACCAGCAGCGCACAGGAACCGATGCCGATGGACACGGCGATCGCACGCGCCTTGCGCACCCATCCGAGCATGACCGCTGCGGAACTGCGTGTGCAGGAACAGGATGCCCTGCGTGGCACGGCCTTCGGGCTGCAGCCGCTCAACGCGCAATTCTCCCATGGCCAGACCCAGGGGCCGTATCCCAAGGACATTATCCTGGAAGCCAATACCGGGTTCGCATTTCCCACCACCATTGCCCGACGCGCGGCCTACCTGAAGGAAAGCCTGCACCTTGCGGAGAACGAAAAGCTGAACACGGCGGCCTACGTGAAGGAGAGCGCGGGAGGGGCCTACCTGCAATGGGCCATGGGCCTTGAACAGGTGCGTATCCTGCAACAGCTGGACAGCGCGTACGCATCCATGGCGGCCTTCGCGCTGCAGCGCTTCGAGCTCGGTGAGACCGGCCGCTTGGAAAGCACCAGTGCGCAAAGCCGCGCCGAGCAGGTGAAGGTGCGCTTGCGCCAGGCACAGGCTGATCTGGTGGCCTACCAGGTGGAAGTAGAACGCTGGACGGGCCCGCTCAGTGGTGCCGTGCCGGTGCCCGAGGAATTGCTCAACACCGCACGAGCGCCGGATCCCGGCGGCGGCAACGACCCGCTCCTGCTCTCCTTGCAGCAGCGCACGCAGGTGGCCGAGGCCGAATGGAAACTGCAACGCAGCCAATGGGCACCCAGCCTGCAGGGCGGCGGCTTCTACCAGACCTTCGATGGCACGTCGCCCTTTTCGGGCTTCCTCATCGGTGCTTCGATCCCCCTGCCCGGCAGCGGCCAGGGCGGTCGCACCTCGGCGGCACGTTTGCGCAGCGAGATCGCCGCGCAGGAACTGGAAGCCGCACGCCGACAGCGCAGCAGCGAGCGCGCCACCACGCAGGCGCAGCTCACTCAATTGCGCGAGAGCCTCGCCTTCTATGAAAGCACCGGTGCCGCGCTGGGTGCTACCCTGCGCGACGATGCCCTGCGTGCCTATCGCGCGGGCGAAGCCGACTACTTCCAATTCACTCAAGGCATCGAGCAGGCCTTTCAACTCAACGCCGAGCACTTGCGCGTGCGTTACGAGCTCGCACTTACCGTCCTCCACCTCCGTGCCCTCAATGGGCTCTAA
- a CDS encoding putative toxin-antitoxin system toxin component, PIN family: protein MIGKRLGGFLTLLREAEFLLLVSPPLLAEFVDVAARPRFRKHFPVEFAHQLAMTLAEAGELVEVEAKNPTPLSRDPKDDYLLLMAKKGKADLLITGDDDLLSMGSYGRTRIMSARTFTDEFLK from the coding sequence TTGATCGGCAAACGATTGGGCGGATTCCTCACCCTATTGAGGGAAGCGGAGTTCCTGCTGCTCGTTAGCCCTCCTTTGCTGGCCGAGTTCGTGGATGTGGCGGCACGCCCCAGGTTCCGGAAGCACTTCCCGGTGGAATTCGCGCATCAACTCGCCATGACGCTCGCTGAAGCCGGTGAACTGGTGGAAGTGGAGGCAAAAAACCCAACGCCGCTTTCTCGCGACCCGAAGGACGACTACCTGCTGCTGATGGCAAAGAAGGGGAAGGCTGATCTGCTGATCACCGGCGATGACGACCTGCTCTCGATGGGTAGCTATGGACGCACGCGGATCATGAGCGCACGTACCTTCACGGACGAGTTCTTGAAATGA
- a CDS encoding DUF2281 domain-containing protein, with translation MATAHNYIQLSSLPEDVRQQVLDFIEFLMRRRHGHEPQEKRKTPVLGLAKGMVTVPDDFDAPLDDFARYA, from the coding sequence ATGGCCACGGCACACAACTACATCCAGTTGTCCTCCCTTCCGGAGGATGTTCGCCAGCAGGTGCTCGACTTCATCGAGTTCCTGATGCGGCGCAGGCATGGCCATGAGCCGCAGGAGAAGCGCAAGACACCGGTGCTCGGTCTGGCCAAAGGCATGGTGACCGTCCCGGACGACTTCGATGCTCCCTTGGATGACTTCGCGCGATATGCCTAG
- a CDS encoding putative toxin-antitoxin system toxin component, PIN family, with the protein MRSLRVVVDPNVLISFLIGKRIKALQPLFYDERFVVILDDLLLDELDQVARRPKFRKLFPVKKVDELVYVLELNAEILPAATKIAAVSRDAADDYLLALCKRAKADVLLTGDEDLLVLEKHGRTRIMNAREFVDEHLKP; encoded by the coding sequence ATGCGGTCCCTGCGCGTCGTCGTTGACCCCAACGTCCTGATCAGCTTCCTCATCGGGAAGCGCATCAAGGCCCTCCAACCGCTGTTCTACGACGAACGGTTCGTCGTCATCCTGGATGACCTGCTTCTGGATGAGCTGGACCAAGTGGCCCGTCGCCCCAAGTTCCGTAAGCTGTTCCCGGTGAAGAAGGTGGATGAGCTGGTGTACGTCCTTGAACTGAACGCCGAGATCCTTCCGGCGGCCACCAAGATCGCGGCCGTTTCCCGCGATGCCGCGGACGACTACCTGCTGGCACTCTGCAAACGCGCCAAAGCCGATGTGCTCCTTACCGGCGATGAGGACCTGCTGGTGCTGGAGAAACATGGCCGCACCCGCATCATGAATGCCCGTGAGTTCGTGGATGAGCACTTGAAGCCATGA
- a CDS encoding EamA family transporter, which translates to MDRSIAYALLSMVFAGVTAVLAKAGMRNVSGDVALLVRTCLIFGLVWGNAFAFRQLKELALLTTRDVLFLCLSGATTFFSWLFYYRAMKEGSVSVVATIDKASIVVTLVLSFLVLREPFTWRVALGASLILCGLVVLVWK; encoded by the coding sequence ATGGACCGCTCCATCGCCTACGCCCTCCTCTCCATGGTCTTCGCCGGGGTAACGGCCGTGCTGGCCAAGGCGGGCATGCGCAACGTGAGCGGCGATGTGGCCCTGCTGGTGCGCACCTGCCTCATCTTCGGGCTGGTGTGGGGCAACGCCTTCGCCTTCCGGCAGCTCAAGGAGCTGGCCCTGCTCACCACGCGCGATGTGCTCTTCCTGTGCCTCAGCGGCGCCACCACCTTCTTCTCCTGGCTGTTCTACTACCGCGCCATGAAAGAAGGCAGCGTCTCCGTGGTGGCCACCATCGACAAGGCCAGCATCGTGGTGACGCTGGTGCTCAGCTTTCTGGTGCTGCGCGAGCCCTTCACCTGGCGCGTGGCCCTGGGCGCCTCCCTCATCCTGTGCGGGTTGGTGGTGCTGGTGTGGAAGTAG
- a CDS encoding response regulator, whose translation MQVVIILLNALALLGALVWWYKDKSLEPMVTSIGLIATLAALLFRANKERRASKPSKKSINSQSVQQTVNVYGVPATSKPDETKQEREHSLSEKKNRIRILFIDDDTKFKVVSILKSNGWINTWIVKDAMVDDDVVVQSDIIFVDIQGVGKLMQCKDEGLGLAMQIKRKYSSKWVVLYSAESHGDRFHAALKEVDSSLPKNAEPFEFLELIEQFCRK comes from the coding sequence ATGCAAGTTGTCATTATTCTACTCAATGCCCTCGCTCTACTTGGTGCACTCGTATGGTGGTACAAGGACAAATCGCTTGAGCCAATGGTAACGTCGATTGGGCTTATTGCAACCTTAGCGGCACTCCTATTTAGAGCAAATAAGGAGCGCCGTGCCTCAAAGCCCTCCAAGAAGAGCATTAACAGCCAGAGCGTGCAACAAACAGTCAATGTCTACGGAGTGCCAGCTACATCCAAGCCCGACGAGACGAAGCAGGAGCGTGAGCATAGCCTGTCCGAGAAGAAGAATCGTATACGTATACTTTTTATTGACGACGATACGAAGTTCAAAGTTGTGAGTATTTTGAAGAGTAATGGCTGGATAAACACGTGGATTGTTAAAGATGCTATGGTTGATGACGATGTTGTGGTGCAATCTGACATCATCTTCGTCGACATTCAAGGTGTTGGGAAGTTAATGCAATGCAAGGATGAAGGCCTCGGATTAGCAATGCAAATCAAGCGAAAGTACAGTTCGAAATGGGTTGTCCTTTATTCAGCCGAAAGTCATGGAGACCGCTTTCATGCAGCCCTGAAGGAGGTTGACTCATCACTGCCGAAGAACGCAGAGCCGTTTGAATTCCTTGAATTAATTGAGCAGTTCTGTCGCAAATAA
- a CDS encoding HNH endonuclease has protein sequence MANWTREQLLIALNLYHKVAFGKFHAKNKMLVDISLRMGRKPSALPMKLSNLASIDPEFRRTGRKGLEGASEFDRAMWAEYHANLNELAPESEALLAQLMTGDADAPIEVQPDGKVLRAPDGPTESSASVKVRRGQRYFRQAVLNAYNGRCAVTNLGIRDLLVASHIIPWNLAEQHRLDPQNGIALNALHDKAFDRGLITFDTELRLVCAPSLRDHFAEATVSQSFKNYEGQPLAIPAEAVGPKPEYLEWHRREVFGKG, from the coding sequence ATGGCCAACTGGACCCGCGAACAGCTGCTGATCGCCCTCAACCTCTACCACAAGGTTGCGTTCGGCAAGTTCCACGCGAAGAACAAGATGCTGGTGGACATCAGCTTGCGCATGGGCCGGAAGCCTTCTGCGCTGCCAATGAAGTTGAGCAACTTAGCCTCGATCGATCCTGAATTCCGAAGGACCGGTCGCAAGGGCTTGGAAGGCGCCAGCGAGTTCGACCGTGCGATGTGGGCCGAATACCACGCCAACCTGAACGAGTTAGCCCCCGAAAGCGAGGCGCTCCTGGCCCAACTGATGACCGGCGATGCGGACGCGCCCATTGAAGTGCAGCCGGATGGTAAGGTGCTCCGCGCGCCCGATGGCCCGACCGAAAGCTCGGCTTCCGTGAAGGTCCGCCGAGGGCAGCGCTACTTCCGCCAAGCGGTGCTCAACGCTTACAACGGTCGGTGCGCGGTCACCAATCTGGGCATCCGCGATCTGCTCGTGGCCTCGCATATCATTCCATGGAACCTGGCGGAGCAGCACCGCCTGGACCCGCAGAACGGAATCGCCCTGAACGCGCTGCACGACAAGGCCTTCGACCGCGGGCTGATCACCTTCGATACCGAGCTACGGCTGGTGTGCGCCCCTTCGCTCCGCGACCACTTCGCCGAGGCGACCGTGAGCCAGAGCTTCAAGAACTACGAAGGCCAACCACTGGCAATACCCGCTGAAGCAGTGGGTCCCAAGCCTGAGTACCTGGAATGGCACCGGAGGGAGGTGTTCGGGAAGGGTTGA
- a CDS encoding ORF6N domain-containing protein codes for MRKQSVTIPDEVVMRRIHVIRGHKVMLDRDLAELYGVETRRLNEQVRRNIDRFPKDFMFEMTSEELADRKSQFATSDREVMGLRKRPLVFTEHGVLMLSSVLNSKTAVAVNIQIIRVFTRMREMLFTHKDLLLVLERIRTKTGEHDRKFQVVFRYLKQMEKRETERVLLAEVAKTKPRAPVGFKVPKRRK; via the coding sequence ATGCGCAAGCAGAGCGTGACCATCCCGGATGAAGTGGTGATGCGGCGGATCCATGTGATCCGCGGTCACAAGGTCATGCTCGATCGCGACTTGGCCGAACTCTATGGTGTGGAGACGCGACGTCTCAACGAACAGGTCCGTCGGAACATCGATCGCTTCCCCAAGGACTTCATGTTCGAGATGACCAGCGAGGAGCTCGCTGATCGGAAGTCGCAGTTTGCGACATCCGATCGGGAGGTCATGGGCCTCCGCAAGCGGCCCTTGGTGTTCACAGAGCATGGCGTCCTCATGCTCAGTAGCGTGCTCAATAGCAAGACCGCCGTCGCCGTGAACATCCAGATCATCCGGGTCTTCACCAGGATGCGGGAGATGCTGTTCACCCATAAGGACCTCCTGCTCGTGCTTGAACGCATCCGCACGAAGACCGGCGAACACGACCGGAAGTTCCAGGTGGTCTTCCGCTACCTGAAGCAGATGGAGAAGCGCGAGACCGAGCGCGTGCTATTGGCCGAAGTGGCGAAGACCAAGCCGCGGGCACCGGTCGGCTTCAAGGTCCCGAAGCGCAGGAAGTAG
- a CDS encoding clan AA aspartic protease yields MGLVNGHLLLKNPRISELSGVEVDALVDTGAVHLCIPEHVRIQLKLEAIGEKEVTLADGSKRLVPYVGPIEIKFKNRTGFAGALVLGDRVLLGAIPMEDMDLIVIPKTRTVDINPDSPNIASSIAM; encoded by the coding sequence ATGGGACTCGTGAATGGACATCTTCTGCTGAAGAACCCACGCATCAGTGAACTATCCGGCGTGGAAGTGGACGCCTTGGTGGATACTGGCGCGGTCCACCTCTGCATCCCGGAACACGTGCGCATTCAACTGAAGTTGGAGGCCATCGGGGAAAAGGAGGTCACCTTGGCGGATGGCTCCAAGCGACTGGTGCCCTATGTCGGTCCCATCGAGATCAAGTTCAAGAATCGCACCGGATTCGCCGGTGCGCTGGTGTTGGGCGATCGCGTCTTGCTTGGTGCAATTCCGATGGAGGACATGGACCTGATCGTGATCCCGAAGACGCGCACGGTGGACATCAACCCCGACAGCCCCAACATCGCGTCGAGCATCGCGATGTGA
- a CDS encoding transcriptional regulator, whose translation MKVKPIRTRKEHKAALLRIQELFDLDPKEGSAAFDELELLAMVVEEYEDIHYPVPPPDPIEAIKFRLDQLGLSEKDLDKWLGSRQRRSEILSGKRKLSLNMIRTLHKHLRIPAETLIREYTVKVA comes from the coding sequence ATGAAGGTTAAGCCCATCCGCACCCGAAAGGAGCACAAGGCGGCGCTGTTGCGCATCCAGGAGCTCTTCGACCTTGACCCCAAGGAAGGCAGCGCCGCGTTCGATGAACTGGAGCTGCTCGCCATGGTGGTGGAGGAGTACGAGGACATCCATTACCCCGTCCCCCCGCCCGACCCCATCGAGGCCATCAAGTTCCGTTTGGACCAACTGGGGCTGAGTGAAAAGGACCTCGACAAATGGCTCGGTTCACGGCAACGGCGCAGCGAGATCCTCAGCGGCAAGCGCAAGCTCAGCCTCAACATGATCCGCACCCTGCACAAGCACCTGCGCATCCCCGCCGAAACGCTCATCCGGGAGTACACCGTGAAGGTGGCCTGA